One Nocardioides luti DNA window includes the following coding sequences:
- a CDS encoding LCP family protein — MPPVSSPGLHDSHRQGPRFTAGDRAARVRFRRAMALMAMTLVLPGSAQLVAGNRRVGLIALRIWFALVVAVVTTGVIGLAWHELVFKLATETLLLGLLRFALMLLAIGWAGLFVDAWRIGQPLTLAMGHRRAAVGVNGVLCLSVAGSLLFGAHLVGVQRDLMLTMFGNGAASGSHDGRYNVLLVGGDSGAGRWGLRPDSMTIASIDEETGKTVLIGLPRNMTNFPFVKGSVMHQQFPDGFDADYLNGVSTWAQDNTELFPKSDTPGMDATIMAIEGITGLKINYWAMVNLQGFKDLVDAVGGVTLTVRSPIPVGGLGSDVTGYIQPGTRKLNGHDTLWYARAREGSDDYSRMARQKCVMNAMLQQISPQVAVRNFEKIAQASSAMISTDIPAGEVDRFLSLALKAKSQKVATLSLVPPMINTADPDIKLIKRKVTEAIDRSEGTAKAAPAKKKKSADVVTGGSVGSLANGYAANQSDDLGSAC; from the coding sequence ATGCCACCCGTCTCTTCCCCCGGGTTGCACGACAGCCACCGTCAGGGTCCCCGCTTCACGGCCGGTGACCGGGCGGCCCGCGTGCGCTTCCGCCGTGCCATGGCGCTCATGGCCATGACCCTCGTCCTGCCCGGATCCGCCCAGCTGGTCGCCGGGAACCGCCGGGTCGGCCTGATCGCCCTGCGCATCTGGTTCGCCCTCGTCGTCGCGGTCGTCACCACCGGCGTGATCGGGCTGGCCTGGCACGAGCTGGTCTTCAAGCTGGCCACCGAGACGCTCCTGCTCGGGCTGCTGCGCTTCGCCCTGATGCTGCTCGCGATCGGGTGGGCCGGGCTCTTCGTCGACGCGTGGCGGATCGGCCAGCCGTTGACGCTGGCGATGGGCCACCGCCGGGCCGCGGTCGGCGTGAACGGCGTGCTCTGCCTCTCCGTCGCCGGCTCCCTGCTCTTCGGCGCGCACCTCGTCGGGGTGCAGCGCGACCTGATGCTCACGATGTTCGGCAACGGCGCGGCCTCCGGCTCGCACGACGGCCGCTACAACGTGCTGCTCGTCGGCGGCGACTCCGGCGCCGGCCGCTGGGGCCTGCGCCCCGACTCCATGACGATCGCCAGCATCGACGAGGAGACCGGCAAGACGGTCCTCATCGGGCTGCCGCGCAACATGACGAACTTCCCCTTCGTCAAGGGCTCCGTCATGCACCAGCAGTTCCCCGACGGCTTCGACGCGGACTACCTCAACGGCGTCAGCACCTGGGCCCAGGACAACACCGAGCTCTTCCCAAAGAGCGACACCCCGGGCATGGACGCCACGATCATGGCGATCGAGGGCATCACCGGGCTCAAGATCAACTACTGGGCGATGGTCAACCTCCAGGGCTTCAAGGACCTGGTCGACGCCGTCGGCGGGGTCACCCTCACCGTCCGCTCGCCGATCCCGGTCGGCGGCCTCGGCAGCGACGTCACCGGCTACATCCAGCCCGGCACGCGCAAGCTCAACGGGCACGACACGCTCTGGTACGCCCGGGCCCGCGAGGGCTCCGACGACTACTCGCGGATGGCCCGCCAGAAGTGCGTGATGAACGCGATGCTGCAGCAGATCAGCCCCCAGGTCGCGGTCCGGAACTTCGAGAAGATCGCCCAGGCGAGCTCCGCGATGATCTCGACCGACATCCCCGCCGGCGAGGTCGACCGCTTCCTCTCCCTGGCCCTCAAGGCCAAGAGCCAGAAGGTCGCGACGCTGTCGCTGGTGCCGCCGATGATCAACACCGCGGACCCCGACATCAAGCTGATCAAGCGCAAGGTGACCGAGGCCATCGACCGCTCCGAGGGCACCGCCAAGGCGGCGCCGGCGAAGAAGAAGAAGAGCGCCGACGTGGTCACGGGCGGGTCCGTGGGGTCGCTGGCCAACGGGTACGCCGCCAACCAGTCGGACGACCTCGGCTCCGCTTGCTGA
- a CDS encoding glycosyltransferase, protein MTTRLLQRQILPLDRDFDVLALYVDPDDAKLDADKYEIGGSRAAKALNNAAIRQSTASGVTIHPDQIESRTALRVVQGERLSFGTYFNAFPASYWRRWTVVTDVTLTVHLRGRGAAVIVYKSMANGRSQRVDSASTGAEAEGTFSFELPLKPFVDGGWYWYNVVAGDEDVVVESAEWTAEVPEDRAEHGTVDLAITTMNRADFCAKLLGQIGDDEVLRPYLDTVFVMEQGTQKVVDSPFFPKAEGALGSLLRVIEQGNLGGSGGYARGQLESVRKGTATYAMMMDDDVVCEPEGIVRAVTFGDLARRPTIVGGHMFSIYSRSRLHSFGEIVHPWRFWWQSPPDVYSDWDFAARNLRSSRWLHKRVDVDFNGWFMCLIPRQVLEEIGLSLPLFLKWDDSEFGLRAKAAGFPTVTFPGAAVWHVPWTDKNDALDWQAYFHQRNRFVAALLHSQYPKGGRLVRESLNHQIAHLVSMQYSTAELRLMAMEDVLAGPEGLHALLATRLADVNAFRKQFSDARLEADPDAFPAVRREKPPRKGKDASEVPGRLAQLVSAGLQPLRQLKAPRALSREHPEAEVRAMDAKWYRLASYDSAVVSMNDGTSAAFYQRDPEQFRDLMKRTLAIHERYRREWPQLAEQYRASLAHITSPEAWDETFRPWTGPSEMGSGDD, encoded by the coding sequence ATGACCACCAGGCTCCTGCAGCGGCAGATCCTGCCGCTGGACCGGGACTTCGACGTGCTCGCGCTGTACGTCGACCCGGACGACGCGAAGCTCGACGCCGACAAGTACGAGATCGGCGGCTCCCGGGCCGCGAAGGCGCTCAACAACGCCGCGATCCGCCAGTCGACGGCCAGCGGCGTCACCATCCACCCCGACCAGATCGAGTCGCGCACCGCGCTGCGGGTCGTCCAGGGTGAGCGGCTCTCGTTCGGCACCTACTTCAACGCGTTCCCCGCGAGCTACTGGCGCCGCTGGACCGTCGTCACCGACGTCACCCTGACCGTGCACCTGCGCGGCCGGGGCGCGGCCGTGATCGTCTACAAGTCGATGGCCAACGGGCGCTCCCAACGTGTCGACTCCGCCTCCACGGGCGCGGAGGCCGAGGGCACCTTCAGCTTCGAGCTGCCGCTCAAGCCCTTCGTCGACGGCGGGTGGTACTGGTACAACGTCGTCGCCGGTGACGAGGACGTCGTCGTGGAGTCGGCCGAGTGGACCGCCGAGGTCCCCGAGGACCGGGCCGAGCACGGCACCGTCGACCTCGCGATCACGACCATGAACCGCGCCGACTTCTGCGCCAAGCTGCTCGGCCAGATCGGCGACGACGAGGTGCTCCGCCCCTACCTCGACACCGTCTTCGTGATGGAGCAGGGCACCCAGAAGGTCGTCGACTCGCCGTTCTTCCCGAAGGCCGAGGGCGCGCTGGGCTCGCTGCTGCGCGTCATCGAGCAGGGCAACCTCGGCGGCTCCGGCGGCTACGCCCGGGGCCAGCTCGAGTCGGTCCGCAAGGGCACCGCGACGTACGCCATGATGATGGACGACGACGTCGTCTGCGAGCCCGAGGGCATCGTCCGGGCGGTCACGTTCGGCGACCTGGCCCGCCGGCCCACCATCGTCGGTGGGCACATGTTCAGCATCTACTCGCGCTCGCGGCTGCACAGCTTCGGCGAGATCGTGCACCCGTGGCGCTTCTGGTGGCAGTCGCCGCCGGACGTCTACTCCGACTGGGACTTCGCGGCCCGCAACCTGCGCTCCTCGCGCTGGCTGCACAAGCGCGTCGACGTCGACTTCAACGGCTGGTTCATGTGCCTCATCCCGCGCCAGGTGCTGGAGGAGATCGGGCTCTCGCTGCCGCTGTTCCTCAAGTGGGACGACTCGGAGTTCGGGCTGCGCGCCAAGGCGGCGGGCTTCCCGACCGTGACGTTCCCGGGTGCCGCGGTCTGGCACGTGCCGTGGACCGACAAGAACGACGCGCTCGACTGGCAGGCCTACTTCCACCAGCGCAACCGGTTCGTCGCGGCGCTGCTGCACTCGCAGTACCCCAAGGGCGGCCGCCTGGTGCGCGAGAGCCTCAACCACCAGATCGCCCACCTCGTCTCGATGCAGTACTCCACCGCCGAGCTGCGGCTGATGGCGATGGAGGACGTGCTGGCCGGTCCGGAGGGCCTGCACGCCCTGCTCGCGACGCGCCTGGCCGACGTCAACGCCTTCCGCAAGCAGTTCTCCGACGCCCGGCTCGAGGCCGACCCGGACGCCTTCCCGGCCGTGCGCCGCGAGAAGCCGCCGCGCAAGGGCAAGGACGCCTCCGAGGTGCCGGGCCGGCTGGCCCAGCTCGTCAGCGCCGGGCTCCAGCCGCTGCGCCAGCTCAAGGCGCCGCGTGCGCTGTCGCGCGAGCACCCCGAGGCCGAGGTCCGCGCGATGGACGCCAAGTGGTACCGCCTGGCGTCGTACGACTCCGCGGTCGTCTCGATGAACGACGGCACCTCGGCGGCGTTCTACCAGCGCGACCCCGAGCAGTTCCGTGACCTGATGAAGCGGACGCTCGCGATCCACGAGCGGTACCGCCGCGAGTGGCCCCAGCTCGCCGAGCAGTACCGCGCGAGCCTGGCCCACATCACCTCCCCGGAGGCGTGGGACGAGACGTTCCGGCCCTGGACCGGACCGAGCGAGATGGGCAGCGGCGATGACTGA
- a CDS encoding glycosyltransferase, with amino-acid sequence MTPEPTAAPRVVGVVVTFNRLELLQRLVARLREVPELDEVLVVDNASTDGTGAWLVEAAAAAADGPHLRVRTLADNRGGAGGFHDGLAWALERDADLVWLMDDDGLPDPDCLATLLARRDDLDFWGPVVVDQADHDRLVFPIRLPGGTRSVHRMRDVEAAAPDGVIRDVVIPFNGVLVTRELVERIGLPREEFFIWGDDVEYLWRARAAGARVATVVGARVLHPSVGELGTPMMLGRTTYNHSPSDLKHYCMARNNLVNLRAYHGWPHALAFVAKTVWFYSFTRPSRRRLALSADAMRAGLRGDFSGHRRFLA; translated from the coding sequence GTGACTCCCGAGCCGACCGCTGCCCCGCGCGTGGTCGGCGTCGTCGTCACCTTCAACCGCCTTGAGCTGCTCCAGCGGCTCGTCGCGCGGCTGCGGGAGGTCCCCGAGCTCGACGAGGTCCTGGTCGTCGACAACGCGTCCACCGACGGCACGGGGGCGTGGCTGGTCGAGGCGGCCGCGGCGGCGGCCGACGGCCCCCACCTGCGGGTGCGCACCCTGGCCGACAACCGCGGCGGCGCCGGCGGGTTCCACGACGGGCTGGCGTGGGCGCTCGAGCGCGACGCGGACCTCGTCTGGCTGATGGACGACGACGGGCTGCCCGACCCCGACTGCCTCGCGACCCTGCTCGCGCGCCGCGACGACCTCGACTTCTGGGGTCCGGTCGTCGTCGACCAGGCCGACCACGACCGCCTGGTGTTCCCGATCCGGCTGCCCGGCGGCACCCGCAGCGTGCACCGGATGCGCGACGTCGAGGCCGCGGCGCCCGACGGCGTGATCCGCGACGTGGTGATCCCGTTCAACGGCGTGCTGGTGACCCGCGAGCTGGTCGAGCGGATCGGCCTGCCGCGCGAGGAGTTCTTCATCTGGGGCGACGACGTCGAGTACCTCTGGCGCGCCCGGGCGGCCGGTGCCCGGGTCGCCACCGTGGTCGGCGCGCGCGTCCTGCACCCCAGCGTCGGCGAGCTCGGCACCCCGATGATGCTCGGGCGCACGACGTACAACCACAGCCCCAGCGACCTGAAGCACTACTGCATGGCCCGCAACAACCTGGTGAACCTGCGCGCCTACCACGGCTGGCCGCACGCCCTGGCCTTCGTCGCCAAGACCGTCTGGTTCTACTCCTTCACCCGGCCCTCGCGCCGGCGCCTCGCGCTCAGCGCCGACGCGATGCGCGCCGGGCTGCGCGGCGACTTCTCGGGGCACCGGAGGTTCCTGGCGTGA
- a CDS encoding ABC transporter permease, with amino-acid sequence MTDTSERPAGTPDNHGVRVVDAPLLPPAANNGLVGVFQRRYLLKLLVRREISARYQGSFLGLIWSYINPLSQFLIYYVVMGILFKLHQDVPNFAIHMFCGIIIVHFFNETFNAGTRSIVRNKSLVKKMAVPREMFPVASMLVSGYHVLPQLVIMVIACTWLGWVPDAGGALALALALLIIMTMGTAMALLFSAANVFFRDISNVANILTNFVRFGVPMIYPFSYVDDRFGRFAAYYLWNPIADAVLLFQRAFWIGTTKDAKPTPATDLPDTLFAYGFAALLASVVVLGIGQLVFSRLEDKIPERL; translated from the coding sequence ATGACTGACACCTCCGAGCGTCCCGCCGGCACGCCCGACAACCACGGCGTCCGCGTCGTCGACGCGCCGCTGCTGCCGCCGGCCGCGAACAACGGCCTGGTGGGGGTCTTCCAGCGCCGCTACCTGCTCAAGCTGCTGGTGCGCCGCGAGATCAGCGCGCGCTACCAGGGCTCGTTCCTGGGGCTGATCTGGTCCTACATCAACCCGCTCTCGCAGTTCCTCATCTACTACGTCGTGATGGGCATCCTGTTCAAGCTCCACCAGGACGTGCCGAACTTCGCGATCCACATGTTCTGCGGGATCATCATCGTCCACTTCTTCAACGAGACCTTCAACGCCGGGACGCGCTCGATCGTGCGCAACAAGTCCCTGGTCAAGAAGATGGCGGTGCCGCGGGAGATGTTCCCGGTCGCGTCGATGCTGGTCTCCGGCTACCACGTGCTGCCGCAGCTGGTGATCATGGTGATCGCCTGCACCTGGCTGGGCTGGGTCCCCGACGCCGGCGGCGCGCTGGCGCTGGCGCTCGCGCTGCTCATCATCATGACGATGGGCACCGCGATGGCGCTGCTGTTCAGCGCCGCCAACGTCTTCTTCCGCGACATCTCCAACGTCGCGAACATCCTGACGAACTTCGTGCGCTTCGGCGTGCCGATGATCTACCCCTTCAGCTACGTCGACGACCGCTTCGGCCGGTTCGCGGCGTACTACCTCTGGAACCCGATCGCCGACGCCGTGCTGCTCTTCCAGCGCGCGTTCTGGATCGGCACCACCAAGGACGCGAAGCCGACGCCGGCCACCGACCTGCCCGACACCCTCTTCGCCTACGGCTTCGCCGCGCTGCTCGCGTCGGTCGTCGTGCTCGGCATCGGGCAGCTCGTCTTCAGCCGCCTCGAGGACAAGATCCCGGAGCGCCTCTGA
- a CDS encoding glycosyltransferase: MSETVAVVIVTFNRADLLVRMLDGLAHQTHRPDAVFVVDNASVDHTREVLGRYDLPLHITHLDENLGGAGGFHLGTRQAYDAGFDRIWLVDDDVVPAPDCLEVLMAQDEACVMSVREDTSGRLVEKAATTFDLRNPLAIKPKTGMVETDYGTRAAMPERVQLENVAFEGFMFRREVVDTIGLPDPTYFIFYDDVDFAVRARRAGYRIWAVRDAVLVRQLDFDQQHSLDTWKGFYMFRNLFVVHFRYGENALVRLKPYLIVLAVLLLSPVRGGRGEAANVIRAIRSARSMRRVPGAGPGPR; encoded by the coding sequence GTGAGCGAGACCGTGGCCGTCGTCATCGTGACGTTCAACCGGGCCGACCTGCTGGTGCGGATGCTGGACGGGCTCGCCCACCAGACCCACCGTCCCGACGCCGTCTTCGTCGTCGACAACGCCAGCGTGGACCACACCCGCGAGGTGCTGGGCCGCTACGACCTGCCGCTGCACATCACCCACCTCGACGAGAACCTCGGCGGTGCCGGCGGCTTCCACCTCGGCACCCGGCAGGCGTACGACGCCGGCTTCGACCGGATCTGGCTCGTCGACGACGACGTCGTCCCGGCCCCGGACTGCCTCGAGGTGCTGATGGCCCAGGACGAGGCCTGCGTGATGTCGGTGCGCGAGGACACCTCTGGGCGGCTGGTCGAGAAGGCCGCCACGACCTTCGACCTCCGCAACCCGCTCGCGATCAAGCCCAAGACCGGCATGGTCGAGACCGACTACGGCACCCGGGCCGCCATGCCCGAGCGCGTGCAGCTGGAGAACGTCGCCTTCGAGGGCTTCATGTTCCGCCGCGAAGTCGTCGACACCATCGGGCTCCCGGACCCGACCTACTTCATCTTCTACGACGACGTCGACTTCGCCGTCCGGGCCCGGCGCGCCGGCTACCGGATCTGGGCGGTGCGCGACGCGGTGCTGGTGCGCCAGCTGGACTTCGACCAGCAGCACTCGCTCGACACGTGGAAGGGGTTCTACATGTTCCGGAACCTCTTCGTGGTCCACTTCCGGTACGGCGAGAACGCGCTGGTGCGGCTGAAGCCCTACCTCATCGTGCTCGCCGTGCTCCTGCTCAGCCCGGTGCGGGGCGGGCGGGGCGAGGCTGCCAATGTGATCCGGGCCATCAGGTCGGCGCGGTCCATGCGTCGGGTGCCCGGTGCGGGTCCCGGCCCTCGCTAG
- the glf gene encoding UDP-galactopyranose mutase: MSPPDSGTPDLVVVGSGFFGLTIAERCASELGLKVLVLERRHHLGGNAYSEFDEETGIEVHVYGTHLFHTSNKRVWDYVTRFTAFTNYQHRVFAKYQGQVYSFPMNLGLINQFFGKSHTPDEARALIAEQASEIATEDASNLEEKAISLIGRPLYEAFVKGYTAKQWQTDPTELSADIITRLPVRYTFDNRYFNDTYEGLPVDGYTAWLTRMADHPNIEVRLDTDFFDEANGTRAEFTGKVPIVYTGPVDEYFANSEGRLSWRTIDLERETLDVDDYQGTGVVNANDEDLPYTRTLEFKHLHPERTHLPGKTVVVHEFSRFAEEGDEPYYPINTAEDREKLLRYRELAKREPMVLFGGRLGTYKYLDMHMAIGSALSMFDNKLRPHFSEGAALQSGGVDA; the protein is encoded by the coding sequence GTGTCCCCACCCGATTCGGGCACGCCCGACCTCGTCGTCGTCGGCTCCGGTTTCTTCGGCCTCACCATCGCCGAGCGCTGTGCCAGCGAGCTGGGCCTGAAGGTCCTCGTGCTCGAGCGGCGCCACCACCTCGGGGGCAACGCCTACAGCGAGTTCGACGAGGAGACGGGGATCGAGGTCCACGTCTACGGGACGCACCTGTTCCACACGTCGAACAAGCGGGTCTGGGACTACGTCACCCGGTTCACGGCGTTCACGAACTACCAGCACCGGGTGTTCGCGAAGTACCAGGGCCAGGTCTACTCGTTCCCGATGAACCTCGGCCTGATCAACCAGTTCTTCGGCAAGAGCCACACCCCCGACGAGGCGCGCGCGCTCATCGCCGAGCAGGCCAGCGAGATCGCCACCGAGGACGCGTCGAACCTCGAGGAGAAGGCGATCAGCCTGATCGGGCGGCCGCTCTACGAGGCGTTCGTCAAGGGCTACACCGCGAAGCAGTGGCAGACCGACCCCACCGAGCTGTCCGCGGACATCATCACCCGGCTGCCGGTGCGCTACACGTTCGACAACCGCTACTTCAACGACACCTACGAGGGCCTCCCGGTCGACGGCTACACCGCCTGGCTGACCCGGATGGCCGACCACCCGAACATCGAGGTCCGCCTCGACACCGACTTCTTCGACGAGGCCAACGGCACCCGCGCCGAGTTCACCGGCAAGGTCCCGATCGTCTACACCGGCCCCGTCGACGAGTACTTCGCCAACTCCGAGGGCCGCCTGTCCTGGCGCACCATCGACCTCGAGCGCGAGACCCTCGACGTCGACGACTACCAGGGCACCGGCGTCGTGAACGCCAACGACGAGGACCTGCCCTACACCCGGACGCTGGAGTTCAAGCACCTCCACCCGGAGCGCACCCACCTGCCCGGCAAGACGGTCGTCGTGCACGAGTTCTCCCGCTTCGCGGAGGAGGGCGACGAGCCGTACTACCCGATCAACACCGCCGAGGACCGCGAGAAGCTGCTGAGGTACCGCGAGCTGGCCAAGCGGGAGCCGATGGTGCTCTTCGGCGGCCGGCTCGGGACGTACAAGTACCTCGACATGCACATGGCGATCGGCTCGGCCCTGTCCATGTTCGACAACAAGCTGCGGCCGCACTTCTCCGAGGGTGCGGCCCTCCAGAGCGGAGGGGTCGACGCATGA
- a CDS encoding ABC transporter ATP-binding protein, with product MTYSDTTSIVVDNVTKDFTLRYHRTFKQMSVAMLKGREISDTFQAIDGVSFTVEQGESIGLMGLNGSGKSTLLKMINGVMKPDTGQILTRGRIAGLIATGAGFHPQLSGRENVYLNAAILGMGEKETEAKFDEIIEFAGIGRFLDTPVGNYSSGMYARLGFSVAVHVDSDIFLADEVLAVGDRPFKKKCLEKMQEVRESGRTLFYVSHAAGSVRKMCDRVIVLENGRVGFDGDVNEGIRYLKYDDDKVENEPDENDEMDDEELGADI from the coding sequence ATGACCTACTCCGACACCACGTCCATCGTCGTCGACAACGTCACGAAGGACTTCACGCTCCGCTACCACCGGACGTTCAAGCAGATGAGCGTCGCGATGCTCAAGGGTCGCGAGATCAGCGACACCTTCCAGGCCATCGACGGCGTCTCCTTCACCGTCGAGCAGGGCGAGTCGATCGGCCTGATGGGGCTCAACGGCTCCGGCAAGAGCACCCTGCTCAAGATGATCAACGGGGTGATGAAGCCCGACACCGGCCAGATCCTCACCCGCGGCCGGATCGCGGGCCTGATCGCGACCGGCGCGGGCTTCCACCCGCAGCTCAGCGGCCGCGAGAACGTCTACCTCAACGCCGCCATCCTCGGCATGGGGGAGAAGGAGACCGAGGCGAAGTTCGACGAGATCATCGAGTTCGCCGGCATCGGCCGCTTCCTCGACACCCCCGTCGGCAACTACTCCTCGGGCATGTACGCCCGCCTCGGCTTCTCGGTCGCCGTGCACGTCGACTCCGACATCTTCCTGGCCGACGAGGTGCTCGCGGTCGGTGACCGCCCCTTCAAGAAGAAGTGCCTGGAGAAGATGCAGGAGGTCCGCGAGAGCGGACGCACCCTCTTCTACGTCAGCCACGCCGCCGGGTCGGTCCGCAAGATGTGCGACCGGGTGATCGTGCTCGAGAACGGCCGGGTCGGCTTCGACGGCGACGTCAACGAGGGGATCCGCTACCTCAAGTACGACGACGACAAGGTCGAGAACGAGCCGGACGAGAACGACGAGATGGACGACGAGGAGCTCGGCGCCGACATCTGA